Part of the Wolbachia endosymbiont of Ctenocephalides felis wCfeJ genome, GAGATAACATCAACAGAAATTCCTGCTTTAGTTAAATTTTTTGCTATTTCTATTCTTTCTGCTTTTCTACTATTTTTTTCACTAAGTTGGGTAGATTTGGTTAATAAATAAAATACTTTACGTAACTCTTGATCGTTAATTGTTTTATATTCTTTCATCAGATTTGATATCTCTTCTCCTTCATTTGCAAGGTAGTCTTTTGGTATTGGGATGAGATCTTTAATACTTACTGATAATGCTTCCACTATGGCATATAGTTTCTCAATCGAAATTCTACGGGTGCCTTTTTCATATTGTGATACTATCTGACGTGTTGTACCAATTTTTTCAGCTAAAGCCTCCTGAGTGTAACCTCGCTTCAACCTCCAATATTTTACTTTTTGTCCTACTTGATAGTCTAAGGAATCGTGATTAGTGGTCACTCTTTTTCACAAAAATAAACATTACACAGGTTAATATGAAATTTCCACTAAATGTTGACGTTAAATTTCGAGCTCTTTTACCTCCTCTCAAATAATTTTTCAATATCACTTCGTTTCATTTCTATATACGTTGGTCTGCCATGGTTACACTGCCCAGAATTTGGTGTTTCTTCCATTTGCCTTAGCAACTCATTCATCTCTTCAAAGTTCATTTTTCTTCCTGCTCTAATTGATCCGTAACACGCGATTGTGGCCAATATTTTGTTCACTTTATCTTCTATAGGCAGCGTATCTTCTATTTCTGTTAATCTATCAACTATATTTATCAGCATCTCTTTTACATCTATTGCTCCCAAAATTGCTGGAAACCCTTTCACTATAACTTTGTTCTCTGCTTTGATCTCAATCTCAAAACCCATTTCATAAAGCTTATCTTTATAAATTTCAACCATCTCCATTCCTGCTTGATTTTTAATTTCAACTATTTCAGGAAAAAGCAGTTCTTGCCTTTTTATGTTTGATTTTTGTTTTAAGCACTCATACACTAACCTCTCATGGGCCGCATGTTGATCGACTACAACTAGTTTGTCTAGACCTTCAGCAATTATATAAGTGTTGTAGACCTGACAGCGTACAAACCCTAGAGGGTAGCTCTCTATTAAATTAACTTGTTTTTCTTCCTTGGCTATTGTTTCCTTTTGTGATGCAAGTTTCTGCATTTCAAGCAATCCTGACCCTTCTGACAAACCTTTATTCGGTGCAGCAAACTCTTTTATTAGTCGATTCTCTACAGAACTTGGTCTCCTTTCGTAGAACTCTTTTCTACTTTTCTCTTTTCTGTTCTTTATATTATTAATTAATTCATTGCTTCCTTCTCTAGCATCAAAAGCTGCTCTTCTCACAATTTTTTCTGTCATTCCTAATCCGCCAACATCGTTTGCTGCAGGACTACCTATTCTCTTTGATAATGTCTTAATCAGCCCTCTTCTCACTATTTCATATATTAGCCTCTTATTCTGAAATCTTACTTCTGATTTATTTGGATGCACATTTACATCTACTTGATCGTATGGTATTTCTAAGTGCAGCACCGCAAAAGGATATCTGTCGCTTGGAATCAAATCATGATATGCGTATCGAATTGCACCAACAAGTAGATTGTCTTTTATTGGCCTTCTATTAACAAACGTATAGATCTGAGTTGAATTGCCTCGATTGATAGTTGGTTTACAGATGTGTCCCGTAAGTTTGATGCCGTCTTCTTCCTCTTTAACTTCCAGCGAATTGCTCTGAAATTCTTCTTCTGTTTCACATAATCTGTTAAATAATGAAGTTTGCTTAACATATTTTAAGAGCTTTTTATTACCGGAAGTGAGAGTAAACCCAATACTATAGTTAATCATCGCTAAGTTATTTACAATGTCAACAATGCTTTGTGTTTCTGCCCTCTCGGTTTTTAGAAATTTTAATCTATTTGGTGTGGCAAAAAATAAGTCACGAATTTCAATATATGTACCTTGCAACAAAGAACAAGGGGTAATCTCTCTTATTTTTTCTCCTCCCTCATATCTTATAGACCATGCTTCCTTTGCTCCACTTGCCTTAGATGATAATTTCATTCTACTTACTGCTGCAATTGAAGGTAAAGCTTCTCCTCTAAACCCAAGGTGCTTGATCTCTATTAACTCACTATCGCTTAATTTTGAAGTAGCGTGGCGCATAAACGCAAGTTCCAAATCTTCCTTTTCTATTCCATTTCCATTATCTGTCACAGTGATAAAGTTACGCCCACCACTTTCTATTTTGATCTCTATTTCTGCACTTCCAGCATCTATTGCATTTTCTACTAATTCCTTTACTACACTTGCTGGCCTCTCTATTACCTCTCCCGCTGCTATACGATTTATAGTTTTTGTGTCTAAAAGAATTATTGCCATATTTTCAATTCTCAGTCTGATGAAGATATAGCTTTAATGTTAATAAAAATCAATCTCTATTAGGCATCTTCACTAATTTCAAAACAGAAATAATTGTAAAAAACCCAGGCCAAAATTTTATGGCAAGCTCTCCTGTAGTTTAATTTTAGTTGAATATTTCTTCAGAATTGTGTATAATTATTAATGCTTTTTACCTTACTCTCTCATGGCTCTTTCGAAGTTTCTCGATCCAAAAAATGATATATCGTTCAAGCGCATCTTTGGCACTGAAAAAAATAAAGATATCCTTATTCACTTTCTTAATGATATTCTTGGCTCCACTGGCAAAAGTACAATACAGGATATAGAGTTCTTAGGTACTATTCAAGACCCTGATATTGCTTCTAAAAAACAAAGCATTGTTGATGTTCTTTTTTCAAGTATAGTTGAAAAGTGGGCCTACTTTTTTAGATATGCAGATGAAACTAGTGAAGAAGAGCTAGAGAGAATAATAGGAAGTGATCTAATAATTAAAAGAGCATATGAAGAACTAAATAGGTTCAACTGGTCAGAAAAAGAATTTATTGCCTATAAACAAGAGATCAAGCGCATTCGTGACGAACAGGCTGTCCTTGCTCAAAAACTCGATGATGCTACTCAAAAAGGTAGACTAGAAGGCATCCAAATCGGCCATGAAAAAGGTAAAATTGAAGGTAAAATTGAAGTTGCAAGAAACTCACTCAAGGCCGGTGTTTCTATAGATGTTATAGCTCAAATTACTGGTCTCTCTCATTCTGAAATTTTACAACTCAAAGAAAAAACATAATATTTACTTATTCACTTTAACATTTATGAAAACCTTTCCTAAGTTAGATATATCCCGTAATTAAGAATCTAGTGAACTGTCTAAAATGGCTATAAAGATTGCACATAGAATTATATAAATTACTATCATAACGTTACCCAAACTTCTATATCAAAGCTACGTGCTGTAAGTTTAATATGGAAAGTACATTAACCACTTAGCATTTAATGTCTACTTCACCCATTTTAGTATTAGAACCATCAAACTTGGTCTGGTATCCCTAATTATTTTGGCTACCCTTACTTTAAATTCTATTATAATCTTTTCACTATTTGACGTATCATATCTTCCATATTCTCATCTACTTACTCAAAGTATTTCCAAGCTTGGTTACTCCTACATCAGAAAGACAAGTTGATACTTTGTCCTTCGAATGGCTTTGAATAGAAGCATTACTTAAATAACTTTGAGGCTCTAAACTCATTTGCTTTCCACCATCAACTTCTAATCTATCATCTCCGTTGTGTAATATCTGCTCTATTGGTTGATTTAGCAGACCCTTATTAAATTGAGCTATAAACTTGTCAAATTTCTTCGGACTTAATTTACCAGCTTCTTCACTAGGACACGCTTTCTCTACATAAGATTTTAAAATCCCTGAAATTTCATTAAATTTACCACTCATAACTTTTCTAGTAATCTCTTTCTGCATTCCCATATAATCAATATTTAATCGATGCATTGATACACCACTTTTTAATCCAGCTTGCTCTACTACTTTCTTAAATTCCTCCGTAATATTTAATGCATAGCCCTGTGCTTCTGGTGGAGATATAGACTGATCTTCTGTAGAAATATACTTTTGACCCGTAACTTTTCTGATCAATAAATCAAGTAACATTATTGTACCATTTACATCTATTTGCGCATCAGCTTGTGAGATTGAATTTATAGTATTTGATGTTCCTACAGGTTTAGAACTTAACAATCCACCTATTGAGCTCTTTACCCAATCAAATAAACCATTTATCCATAAAGATGGTCTTGTACTACTACTTGCTGCTATCTCAGGTTGATTACTTGATAAGTGACCATGATAACAATCGTGACCCCCATGATGATAACGGCATTTGCGTTGTGCGGATTTTCCTCTTCCTTCACTAACTTTAGCAATGTCTAACGGTACTTTACCATCACTGTTTTTAGCATTAAAATTAGCCCCATTGTTTATAAGATACTTGACTATACCTAAATGACCTTCCGATACAGCACAATGAAGTGGTGTCCTATTTTCTTCATCAGCAACATTAACATCAACACCTTTTTCAACAAGATACCTTACTATATCTAAATGACCATTTAAAGAAGCATCATACAGAGGAGTTCTATTATCAAGATTTTTAATTTTTAAATTAGCTCCTTTTTCCACAAGATGTTTTACAACGCTCAAATTACCATTCCAGGAAGCATAATGTAAAGGAGTACTACCGTTACTATCTTTAGCATCTAAATTGGCACCTTGAGTGATAAAACTTTTGATTTTATTGAGATCACCACTTTCTGCAGCAGCCAACAATTCTTCATCTAAATTTAATTGCATTCGTTCTATTACTTGTACTATATTTACGTAACCTTTTTTAGCAGCTAAGTTTAAAGGTGTTCTATTATATTTGTCTTTAATTCTGATGCTAGCGCCTCTATCAAGAAGGAGCTCGACTATACTTAACTTGTTTCCTTGCACAGCTGCATGCAAAGGCGTCGAGCAATCATTAGTTACGTCATTAATGTCATTAGCATCCTTATCTAAAAGAAATTCAACTATTTCAAACTTATTACTATACCGAGCAGCTACATGTAGAGGCATATTGCCGTATATATCTCTAGCTTTAATATTAGCGTTCTTATCAAATAGAAACTTAACTACATCAAATTTGTCACTGGAAGCAGCAAAGTGTAAAGGTGTCCATTCATATCTGTCTTTAACTTCAATATCAGCACCTTTATCAAGGAAAAATTGAACCATATCCAGATTGCCTTCCTGAACGGCAAAATGCAAAGGTGTTTCACCATCCTCACCTTTAGCATTAACATTAGCACCCTGATTAACAAGATCTTTAACTTTCCTAAAATCTCCACCTTGTACTGCAGCCAACAATTGTTTATCTAAACCTAATTGTGTTTGTTGTAAATACTCTACAACATCGTCATATTTTTGATCGATCGCGATATTTGACGGTGTTCCACCATTCTTATCTTTAGCATTGATATCAGCTCCTTTTTCTATCAGAAATTTTGCAACCTCTGGTTGGCCGAACCTAGCAGCATAGTGTAGTGGTGTCCAACCATTTTTATCAGCCTCATCAACGCTCACTCCCTTTTCAAGAAGAAACTCTATAACACTTTCACTATTATTTTCAGCAGCAACATGTGTAGGCTTTTTACCAGCAGTAGAAGTGTCTGCAGCATTGATATCAGATCCTTTTTCTATCAAGAACCTTGCAACCTCTAAGCGGCCTCTCCATGCTGCATAGTGCAGTGGCGTATAACCTTGCTTGTCAGTATCATTAACACCTACTTCTTTGCTGAGAAGAAACTCTATAATATTTTTATTATTGTTCTCAATAGCAATATGTATAGGTCTGCTGCCATAAAGATTTTCACTTGCAGCATTAACATCAGCACCTTTCTTTACTAAAAACTCTGCAACTTCTAAATGACCTTTATACGCAGCCCAATGTAGTGGTGTCCAACTGTACTTATCTCTAGTATTAACATTAGCATTAGCATTCCGACTAACAAGACCTTTAGCTTCATTGAGATTACCATCTTGTACTGCGGTCAACAATTCTTCATCTAAATCTGATTGTACTTTTTCTATCATTTCTACTATATTTGTGTAATCTTCTTGTTTGGCCAGATCTAGAGATGTTTTACCATTTTTATCTTTAACTGCAATACTTGCACCTTTTCTGAGAAGGAATTGAACCGTATTTGGCTTATCTTCTCGTATAGCTAAATGTAAAGGCGTTTTACCGTTATTAGTTATATCATTAATACCACTAAGATCTCTGCTCAAAATAAACTCAATTACTTCAAGTGTGCCATCATGTTGGACAGCTACGTGTAAAGGTGCTTCACCATCTTTGTTTTTAGCCTTTAAGCTAGCTCCCTCTTGGATAAGATATTCTACTACTTTTACATGACCATTATTACAAGCATTATGTAAAGGAGTATTATTACTGTTATCTTTCGCCTCTAAACTAGCACCTTGGCTAACAAGAGCTTTGACTCTATTAAGATCGTCACCTTTTACTGTAGCTAACAATTCTTCATCTAAATCTAATTGTGTTTTTTTCAAAAATTCTATTATACTTATATAATTCTTTTGAAGAGCCAAATCTAAAGGTGTTTTACCATATTTATTTTTAGCTTTTAAGCTAGCTCCCTTTTTGATAAGATATTTTACTGCTTCCAAATGATCATTCTGAGAAGCATAATGTAAAAGAGTGTTACCATTGCTATCTTTCACCTCTAAGCTAGTACCTTGGCTAATAAAATCCTCAACTTTATTAAGATCACCATTTTTACTGCAGATAACAGTTTTTTATCCAACTCTAACTGCATCTGCTTTATCACTTTTGCTATATCTGTGTGACCCTTCTGCTTAGCCAAATCTAAAGGTGTTTTACCATCTCTGTCTTTAACCTTTAAGCTGACTCTCTTCCCGATAAAATATTCTACTACTTTATCAAGATTACCATCCCTTGCATTAATTAATAACCCTTGATCCAACTCCGCCTTCTTCAAAATTTCTATCATATTTCCTTTAGTAGCTAAACCTAAAGGCGTTTGGCTATTCATGTCCGTAATGTTGACACTAGCACCTCTATCAAGAAGGAGTTTGACTACATTTAACCTACCTGCTTCAACTGCAAGATGCAAAGGCTTTTTATTATCTTTGTCTTGAGATTCAATGTCAGCACCTTCATCAAGAAGAAATCTGACCATATCCAAATTACCCTCTTGTACAGCAAAATGTAAAGGTGTTCCTTGAATCGTTATTTCATTATTAAATTTAGCACCATTACCAATAAGAAGTTTTATTACGTCCCATTTACCTGACTGAGCAGCAGAAAGTATTGGTGTCCAAGCAAACTTGTCTTGAACTTCAATATTAGCACCTCTATTAAGAAGAAATTGAACCATATCTAAATTATTCCCTGACGCAGCAAAGTGTAAAAGTGTTTGACCTTCCTTATCTTGAGCATCAATATTAGCACCTTTATCAAGTAAGAGTCTTACTATGCTCCATTTACCTGATTGAGTAGCAAGAAATATTGGTGTGTACCCAAATTTATCTTGAACTTCAATATTAGCTCCTCTATCAAGAAGAAGTTTAACCTTATCAAATTCACCAGCCTCGGAAGCAAGATGCAACAGTGTTCTGTCAAGTTTACCTTGAGCATTTATGTCTCCACTGTTTGGAACCTCTGAATGTATAAAACTCCCTTGTGAATTAACAATAGAACTCACATTATTTAATTTATCAATACTATCTGAATTACGTATTTTATCTATTTCGTTACTTAATAATATTTCTTTGTCAGCAAATTTTATAGATAATGTTTCCATTTTAGGTTCTTTATAGAAATCTTTAAAATGTATAATACACAACTCACTTGCTTCTATATCAGCATTAAAGGCATTGGTAACTATCAAATCATATTTATCATGAAGATAGGCATACTGCCCTGCTTTTTTAGATATGATTAGTTTATTCTTTTCTTCCACGTCTTGAGGTGTTACTACAATAATTTTCTCATCAGAAATAAAGAACGAAGACTTTAAACCTAAACCATCATCTATTTCCACAGGGGCATTATCAAAAATAATTTGTAATTTTTTATACCACTTATTTATAAGTGCATCTTTCAGCCTAACTGTTATTACATCTTGCCGCAAGTCGGTGGCTGATATAGATAACTTAATTAATAAATCACTTTTGCCTTTAATAACTGTTGGTATCGGTTTTATACTCAAATCCCTATTTATCTGCTGCACCAACTGATGTAGGTCTAATGTACTTCTTAAACTTTTCTTTCCATTAGCATCATCATTAATCACTACTTCTTGAATAGGGAAGTTTTCAATATCAAGTGTTTCATGACCTGAAGTAATTGCACATACATCGTTTCCGCTTAGAACAATATTTCTTCTCCCACTTGCATTGAGTTCACTACATACATCTCTCCTCATAGAATCCGCAGCATTGCTTCTCCCTCTATTATTTAAATAACTATCTAAATCTAACTTATTTTTTGACTGATTTAAAAAGGTGTGCCTTTCAACATCTTCAACCATAGCAGATATTCTACTTGATATTTGTTGACTATCTTCTTCAGTCAATACCGACTTATAGTCTACCACAGTTTGATTATAACCATTTGACTCTTGTATACTACGCCTACTGCGAGTAGATCCACAATTTTCAAACTTCCACTTAAATTGACCACCCTTTCCATTTGAAGACCAGGTAAACACATAACGCCTTTCATCGTCAAATTGGAAATTAGAAGCACTATTAGGTGAATATAAGTACCTTCCATACTCAACATTCCGTAGATACACATTATCGCCATTAAGCTCAACTTTCCACTTACCATTGTCACCTTTGAAGACCAGGTAAACACATAACGCCTTTCATCGTCAAATTGGAAATTAGAAGCACTATTAGGTGAATATAAGTACCTTCCATACTCAACATTCCGTAGATACACATTATCGCCATTAAGCTCAACTTTCCACTTACCATTGTCCATCTTTGAAGACCAGGTAAACACATAACGTCTTTCATCGTCAAATTGGAAATTAGAAGCACTATTAGGTGAATATAAGTACCTTCCATACTCAACATTCCGTAGATACACATTATCGCCATTAAGCTCAACTTTCCACTTACCATTGTCCATCTTTGAAGACCAGGTAAACACATAACGTCTTTCATCGTCAAATTGGAAATTAGAAGCACTATTAGGTGAATATAAGTACCTTCCATACTCAACATTTTTAATACATACCGCTGATGAAAATACTGCATTTCTGACTGATTCTGGTAATTTGTTTTTTAGCCTTTCAAGATCAGATTTCTCTTCTGAACTGACCCTAGGCATTTTCATGGTCTCTCTAATAGAGTAAGCTAATTTAAACATTGCACCATCATTCTCTGGTATTTTGTCAAACATAGCTACGTAACCTGGAATAAACTGACTAATATAATGGTGACTGCCTATAAACTTTAATATTCCTTCTATACCTACACTCGAATATGTGCGATTTACAGCTTCTTTAATTGCTTCACCAAATAAATTTTTATCAAAATTATATACCTTATTCACAAACTCAATGGTTGAAGCACTACGACCATTCAGCATACCATCCTTTAGCGCCCTTTCTGCTTCACTTTTTATCGAACCTCTTAAACTGCTTATACAAGACTCCACCAATCTTTTTGTATCGGATGGAATATTCGCTTGGTTAACAACTTCCTCCTTTAAAAATTTAATCTGTTCTATTTTAAATGAGTTGTTACTTTCAGCTTTAATCCTATCACAAAGAAATGTGATTATACCTAAATTACCATTATAAGCAGCTAAGTACAGAGGTGTTCTACCATTGTACTTAATCTTGATATCTGCACCTCTATCAAGGAGAAGCTTAACTATATCCAACTGCTTGGCTTCCTCAATAACCAAATATAGAGGCGTCTTACCCTTTTTACTTTGAATGTCAACCTTAGCACCTTTATCTATAAGAAAGCTAACCATATCAAGATTGTCGTAGTGAACAGCATAGTGTAAAAGCGCCCAATTATCACCGTTGCAACTAGTTAAGGCATTAATGTCACCTTTCTTTTTTAAAAACGGTTTAAATATACTTTGGCTTAATTCCACATTACCGTTATAAACAGCATAATTCAAAGCCGTCCAGTTTTGTGAACACTGAATTTTATGTTCAACATCAGCAGCCTTACTTTTTTTAGCAGTCTTATCAAGGAGAGTTTCAACTTCATCCCATTTACCTTCATCAACTGCTGTGCTTACCAATGGTTTTAATACCCTCAATCCTGAAGTTATCATCCACTTATTGCACTGATCTATTATGTTTGAATCATAACCATTCAGCAAAAGGTTGTTTTCTAACTTTTCAAGCAATATTAAAATCTGATTACTACTTGGCGTTTTATTTTTTAATTCCTCAATTTGCTCTAAACTACAGGAATTTTCTGTAAATCTAACCCGGTCTTGCAGTGAAGGAAAACCAAGACACTGATGTACTGGATCTCTATTTCCTCTTTCAAAATCATCAACTGACATTAAACATTTAAAGTCGTTTTCTACTTTCAGAGTATATTTATCCCTATTTTGATAATTTTCTGAAGCTTTACGAATTAAATACTGTATTTTTCCTACCTCAGATAAGCTAAATCCACCTAATTTACGGAGTGTTATTGGTTCTAAGCCTAGATCAAATTCTAATGTAGAGATTCTATAAGATTCAGAATTATCCCAATTTCTTACGTTAATCGTATGGTTGGACCTCTTATCACGAAATATCAAATCTTTACCACTACTGAAAACTTCTACCTGATCCGGAATAATATTTTTTAGTACCATTACTCCCATGCGTTCCTCATCCTGTTTTACAGGAACAGAGATATTTTTTTCTAACTTTTGATTGTGCTGAATAATACTAGTAGAGTTACTAAAGTCCTCATTATATTCTTTTACAGTTCTTTCATAATCATCTCTGAGTTTATCTTTATACTCCATTGTATCATCAACATCCTCTAATAAGCTAGGAGATGGCACAAAATCATTGTTATTCCATAGAGAGTAAGAAATATTTTCCCATTTACTTCGATCAGTGTAAAATCCTTCTATTCTAATAATAAAGGGAATTTCATTTTTTCTTATTAATAAAAGATCATCTTCATTTTTATATTTTTCAATATCTTTAAGATTAGAATCAATCACCACATAATCGCCTTGAAAATCCCCAGATAACCAAAACCTAATCTGAGTTTGTGTAGCTTGTAAAAAAGGAATTAGTTCACCATCTTCCATAGAAGAATCAACACATGACGTTGATTGTACATGAGGAATAAAGGTTTCTCCTTTGCTATTCATAACCACAAGGTGTCTATAATTGTTACTCTTTAGATAATTTTTTATTTGAATATTAGTATTATTATAATTGAGGTGTACATCACACCCCTTCATCAGAAATTTCATTGGAACTTCTCGCATAAATATTGTATCTAGCTTTCCATCCTCTGAATTATTATCAATTTTAACTTCTCTATTATTTACACTGTCACCAATAACATATATATCATTTCCTTTTCCACCTCTAGCAAACATAGTACCTTGATCAAAGTTTATTATATCATCTCCTGAAGAACCAAAAACCATATGTGGAACTACACTACTATCTTGACCTTGTATTTTTCCTCTAATAACACCCAAAACTTTATAATCCTTATTATTGTTTAGAATCTTTTTGTAATGATTTTCAACATCCTTAAAATTATCTAAAGAATGTTCTGAATGTAATTCAAATGAATTAATCTTTATAGTTGATGAGCCTGATCTTTCAATCTTAGGAACAATATTACTACCATTTCTATCTATTAGTAAAAAGTGAGGCTTATTACTGCTTTGCTCGACGTAATTTTTTATATCGAGAGTAAATTGATTATTTTGACCAAAATTTATTTTCAAAGATAAAGTATTACTGCTTGTAGAATAAGTGATTTGATCACAATCACCTAATAAATCGATTTCCGGAAAAATTATAGTTCCTGTTCCATCTACATCAATTTCTGAATATAAACTCCTACCTTTATAATCTGCACTTTTTACGTAAAAAGTATAATTGCTCTTTCCACCCTTGACTGTAGTATACGGTGAAATAATTACTTTTTTGCAATTTTCGACTATATCTTTTTCGTTCTTGTTAGAACCACCACCACTATCTATGATAACGTCACGACCATCGGTTCCTGTAAAGTGCTCAGAGTAACCCATGCACAAAACCTTATCCACCTTGTTCTTCCTTCCAACATAGTAATAGTTAAAGACGCCATTATTATCAATTTGATCATCGATTAGCCAACGACCATTTACTCTTGCCTTTAATGACCCAGAGGCATTAGGCTTAAAACGATAATTAACATTCACTTCTATAACTTTATCTTTCAATTGGCTTAAATCAAGTATATTAATGGAGTTACTTCCACCAATAATTTTACCTGAAAAGTCAATGTTGTT contains:
- a CDS encoding ankyrin repeat domain-containing protein is translated as MCSKNGDLNKVEDFISQGTSLEVKDSNGNTLLHYASQNDHLEAVKYLIKKGASLKAKNKYGKTPLDLALQKNYISIIEFLKKTQLDLDEELLATVKGDDLNRVKALVSQGASLEAKDNSNNTPLHNACNNGHVKVVEYLIQEGASLKAKNKDGEAPLHVAVQHDGTLEVIEFILSRDLSGINDITNNGKTPLHLAIREDKPNTVQFLLRKGASIAVKDKNGKTSLDLAKQEDYTNIVEMIEKVQSDLDEELLTAVQDGNLNEAKGLVSRNANANVNTRDKYSWTPLHWAAYKGHLEVAEFLVKKGADVNAASENLYGSRPIHIAIENNNKNIIEFLLSKEVGVNDTDKQGYTPLHYAAWRGRLEVARFLIEKGSDINAADTSTAGKKPTHVAAENNSESVIEFLLEKGVSVDEADKNGWTPLHYAARFGQPEVAKFLIEKGADINAKDKNGGTPSNIAIDQKYDDVVEYLQQTQLGLDKQLLAAVQGGDFRKVKDLVNQGANVNAKGEDGETPLHFAVQEGNLDMVQFFLDKGADIEVKDRYEWTPLHFAASSDKFDVVKFLFDKNANIKARDIYGNMPLHVAARYSNKFEIVEFLLDKDANDINDVTNDCSTPLHAAVQGNKLSIVELLLDRGASIRIKDKYNRTPLNLAAKKGYVNIVQVIERMQLNLDEELLAAAESGDLNKIKSFITQGANLDAKDSNGSTPLHYASWNGNLSVVKHLVEKGANLKIKNLDNRTPLYDASLNGHLDIVRYLVEKGVDVNVADEENRTPLHCAVSEGHLGIVKYLINNGANFNAKNSDGKVPLDIAKVSEGRGKSAQRKCRYHHGGHDCYHGHLSSNQPEIAASSSTRPSLWINGLFDWVKSSIGGLLSSKPVGTSNTINSISQADAQIDVNGTIMLLDLLIRKVTGQKYISTEDQSISPPEAQGYALNITEEFKKVVEQAGLKSGVSMHRLNIDYMGMQKEITRKVMSGKFNEISGILKSYVEKACPSEEAGKLSPKKFDKFIAQFNKGLLNQPIEQILHNGDDRLEVDGGKQMSLEPQSYLSNASIQSHSKDKVSTCLSDVGVTKLGNTLSK
- a CDS encoding ankyrin repeat domain-containing protein; this translates as MVEDVERHTFLNQSKNKLDLDSYLNNRGRSNAADSMRRDVCSELNASGRRNIVLSGNDVCAITSGHETLDIENFPIQEVVINDDANGKKSLRSTLDLHQLVQQINRDLSIKPIPTVIKGKSDLLIKLSISATDLRQDVITVRLKDALINKWYKKLQIIFDNAPVEIDDGLGLKSSFFISDEKIIVVTPQDVEEKNKLIISKKAGQYAYLHDKYDLIVTNAFNADIEASELCIIHFKDFYKEPKMETLSIKFADKEILLSNEIDKIRNSDSIDKLNNVSSIVNSQGSFIHSEVPNSGDINAQGKLDRTLLHLASEAGEFDKVKLLLDRGANIEVQDKFGYTPIFLATQSGKWSIVRLLLDKGANIDAQDKEGQTLLHFAASGNNLDMVQFLLNRGANIEVQDKFAWTPILSAAQSGKWDVIKLLIGNGAKFNNEITIQGTPLHFAVQEGNLDMVRFLLDEGADIESQDKDNKKPLHLAVEAGRLNVVKLLLDRGASVNITDMNSQTPLGLATKGNMIEILKKAELDQGLLINARDGNLDKVVEYFIGKRVSLKVKDRDGKTPLDLAKQKGHTDIAKVIKQMQLELDKKLLSAVKMVILIKLRILLAKVLA
- a CDS encoding Rpn family recombination-promoting nuclease/putative transposase; this encodes MALSKFLDPKNDISFKRIFGTEKNKDILIHFLNDILGSTGKSTIQDIEFLGTIQDPDIASKKQSIVDVLFSSIVEKWAYFFRYADETSEEELERIIGSDLIIKRAYEELNRFNWSEKEFIAYKQEIKRIRDEQAVLAQKLDDATQKGRLEGIQIGHEKGKIEGKIEVARNSLKAGVSIDVIAQITGLSHSEILQLKEKT
- the mutL gene encoding DNA mismatch repair endonuclease MutL translates to MAIILLDTKTINRIAAGEVIERPASVVKELVENAIDAGSAEIEIKIESGGRNFITVTDNGNGIEKEDLELAFMRHATSKLSDSELIEIKHLGFRGEALPSIAAVSRMKLSSKASGAKEAWSIRYEGGEKIREITPCSLLQGTYIEIRDLFFATPNRLKFLKTERAETQSIVDIVNNLAMINYSIGFTLTSGNKKLLKYVKQTSLFNRLCETEEEFQSNSLEVKEEEDGIKLTGHICKPTINRGNSTQIYTFVNRRPIKDNLLVGAIRYAYHDLIPSDRYPFAVLHLEIPYDQVDVNVHPNKSEVRFQNKRLIYEIVRRGLIKTLSKRIGSPAANDVGGLGMTEKIVRRAAFDAREGSNELINNIKNRKEKSRKEFYERRPSSVENRLIKEFAAPNKGLSEGSGLLEMQKLASQKETIAKEEKQVNLIESYPLGFVRCQVYNTYIIAEGLDKLVVVDQHAAHERLVYECLKQKSNIKRQELLFPEIVEIKNQAGMEMVEIYKDKLYEMGFEIEIKAENKVIVKGFPAILGAIDVKEMLINIVDRLTEIEDTLPIEDKVNKILATIACYGSIRAGRKMNFEEMNELLRQMEETPNSGQCNHGRPTYIEMKRSDIEKLFERR